A genomic window from Streptomyces broussonetiae includes:
- a CDS encoding purple acid phosphatase family protein has product MNSPDSVVRSGPSRRALLAGASGAGLAGAAGLAGATPAAASPVLWEKPGALGAPRVAGLHLQFGADASREVVVSWHTTASVSRPRVLLGTPASGLGRTVAAQTTTYRDAKSGTEVQVHHARVHGLRPDTDYVYAAVHEGAQAEFGTVRTAPRGRSAFTFTSFGDQGTPTLGQKNAAGIYVNDNLGSPAAGDTTAGVERIAPLFHLVNGDLCYANLSTDRLRTWSDWFENNSRSARHRPWMPAAGNHENELGNGPIGYGAYQTYFSVPDAGADDELQGLWYAFTAGSVRVISLNNDDVALQDAGNSYVHGYSGGAQKRWLETELAASRANPDIDWVVVCMHQVVISTADKFNGADLGIREEWVPLFDRYGVDLVVCGHEHHYERSHPIRGQQPNDTRTPIPAATDTHTVDTTKGTVHMVIGGGGTSAPSNQLLFPTPQCRVITRVGPADPATGKRPPVYVIEDAPWSAVRDAEHSYGFAAFEVDPGRPGGTTSIHVTYYSVSGPYGDLVPVDRFTLTRPRGDR; this is encoded by the coding sequence ATGAACTCTCCTGACTCTGTTGTCCGTTCAGGCCCCAGCAGGCGCGCTCTGCTGGCGGGTGCCTCGGGAGCGGGGCTGGCCGGTGCGGCGGGGCTGGCCGGTGCCACGCCCGCCGCGGCGAGCCCGGTGCTGTGGGAGAAGCCCGGCGCCCTCGGTGCACCGCGGGTCGCCGGGCTGCATCTGCAGTTCGGGGCCGATGCCTCCCGTGAGGTCGTGGTCTCCTGGCACACCACGGCGTCCGTGTCCCGGCCCCGTGTCCTGCTCGGCACCCCGGCGAGCGGTCTCGGCCGTACCGTCGCCGCGCAGACCACGACGTACCGCGACGCCAAGTCGGGCACCGAGGTGCAGGTGCACCACGCCCGGGTGCACGGCCTCAGGCCCGACACCGACTACGTCTATGCCGCCGTACACGAAGGCGCGCAGGCCGAGTTCGGCACCGTGCGCACGGCCCCGCGCGGCCGGTCGGCCTTTACCTTCACCAGCTTCGGCGACCAGGGCACACCGACCCTCGGCCAGAAGAACGCCGCCGGGATCTACGTCAACGACAACCTCGGCTCCCCGGCCGCGGGCGACACCACCGCCGGTGTCGAGCGGATCGCTCCCCTGTTCCACCTGGTCAACGGGGACCTCTGCTACGCCAACCTGTCCACGGACCGGCTGCGCACCTGGTCCGACTGGTTCGAGAACAACTCCCGCTCGGCCCGCCACCGGCCCTGGATGCCGGCCGCCGGAAACCACGAGAACGAACTGGGCAACGGCCCCATCGGCTACGGCGCCTATCAGACCTACTTCAGCGTGCCGGATGCCGGAGCGGACGACGAACTGCAGGGCCTGTGGTACGCGTTCACCGCAGGATCGGTCCGGGTGATCAGCCTCAACAACGACGACGTCGCCCTCCAGGACGCCGGAAACTCCTACGTTCACGGCTACTCCGGCGGCGCCCAGAAGCGCTGGCTGGAGACCGAACTCGCCGCCTCCCGCGCGAACCCCGACATCGACTGGGTCGTCGTGTGCATGCACCAGGTGGTGATCTCGACCGCCGACAAGTTCAACGGCGCCGACCTCGGCATCCGTGAGGAGTGGGTGCCCCTGTTCGACCGCTACGGCGTCGACCTGGTCGTCTGCGGCCATGAACACCACTACGAGCGCTCGCACCCGATCCGGGGCCAGCAGCCCAACGACACCCGTACGCCGATTCCTGCCGCCACCGACACGCACACCGTCGACACCACCAAGGGCACCGTGCACATGGTGATCGGCGGGGGCGGCACCTCGGCCCCCTCCAACCAGCTGCTCTTCCCCACCCCCCAGTGCCGGGTGATCACCAGGGTCGGCCCGGCCGACCCGGCGACCGGCAAGCGCCCGCCCGTCTACGTCATCGAGGACGCCCCCTGGTCGGCGGTGCGCGACGCCGAGCACTCCTACGGCTTCGCCGCGTTCGAGGTCGACCCGGGACGCCCCGGCGGCACGACCTCGATCCACGTCACCTACTACTCCGTCAGCGGGCCCTACGGGGACCTCGTCCCCGTCGACCGCTTCACCCTCACCCGCCCGCGTGGCGACCGCTGA
- a CDS encoding MFS transporter gives MPSANYRSLLRTPGAAAFFLPASLGRVGVAMTSLGIVWLVHSHTGTFAAAGLVGGGFAVSEALAAPQLARLVDRFGQTRVLPPSLLAHALAVAVLVSLIAADASDALLVLGGVLVGASVPQLAAMSAARWAALLRTGRSAELPTAFALESVSNAVGYLVGPTLISALAASGHPVVGTVLAVSLSVVGGLLLAAQRGSAPVPSPAVDSAPHTRGERSLLRREVVVLAGLNLAIGVFFGAMQVSVTAFVVERGAPSAAAPIFAVSNCSGLLAGWLYGLRRWRATPEAQLLVATSALLLGTLLLLTVASPFGLGLAVVVTGATIPPLLVLFSVLTESTVHQAVLTQAFSWLGSAGAAGSAAAAAVSGWAIDSLGPRGGFAVTAGAAAAMTLQSLAGLRLLRSPQGRSTRTEPTTN, from the coding sequence GTGCCGTCGGCGAACTACCGTTCCCTGCTGCGTACCCCGGGTGCTGCAGCCTTCTTCCTCCCGGCATCGCTCGGACGCGTCGGCGTCGCGATGACCAGCCTCGGCATCGTCTGGCTCGTGCACAGCCACACCGGCACCTTCGCCGCGGCCGGCCTGGTAGGTGGCGGGTTCGCGGTGTCCGAAGCGCTCGCGGCGCCACAACTGGCCCGGCTCGTGGACCGGTTCGGGCAGACCCGGGTCCTGCCGCCCTCCCTGCTCGCCCACGCCCTCGCGGTGGCGGTCCTCGTGTCCCTGATCGCCGCGGACGCCTCCGACGCCCTCCTCGTTCTGGGCGGTGTCCTGGTCGGGGCCAGCGTTCCCCAACTCGCCGCGATGTCCGCGGCACGTTGGGCGGCACTGCTGCGCACCGGCCGATCGGCGGAACTGCCCACCGCCTTCGCACTGGAGTCCGTCAGCAACGCGGTGGGCTACCTCGTGGGCCCGACGTTGATCAGCGCACTCGCCGCGTCCGGACATCCCGTCGTCGGAACGGTGCTGGCTGTGTCCTTGTCGGTGGTCGGCGGTCTGCTCCTCGCGGCGCAGCGCGGCAGCGCACCCGTGCCCTCGCCGGCGGTCGACAGCGCCCCGCACACCCGTGGGGAGCGGTCGTTGCTGCGCCGGGAAGTCGTTGTACTGGCGGGCCTCAACCTCGCCATCGGGGTCTTCTTCGGTGCCATGCAGGTGTCGGTCACCGCCTTCGTGGTGGAGCGCGGCGCGCCGAGCGCCGCCGCCCCGATCTTCGCCGTCTCCAATTGCAGTGGATTGCTGGCCGGTTGGCTGTACGGGCTGCGCCGGTGGCGCGCCACACCTGAGGCGCAACTGCTGGTGGCGACGAGTGCGCTGCTGCTCGGCACGCTGCTGTTGCTCACCGTAGCCTCACCGTTCGGGCTCGGGTTGGCCGTGGTGGTGACCGGTGCCACGATCCCACCCCTTCTGGTGCTCTTCTCCGTGCTCACCGAGTCGACCGTCCACCAGGCCGTCCTGACCCAGGCGTTCTCCTGGCTCGGCTCCGCAGGCGCGGCGGGCTCGGCCGCCGCGGCGGCAGTCTCCGGCTGGGCGATCGACTCGCTCGGGCCGCGCGGCGGCTTCGCGGTCACCGCCGGGGCCGCCGCCGCCATGACGCTCCAGAGCCTCGCCGGCCTACGCCTGCTGCGCTCACCGCAGGGGCGGTCGACACGTACGGAGCCGACGACGAACTGA
- a CDS encoding alkaline phosphatase family protein: MAELTRRRLLGSAAALGGTAALSLLPPSVQKAVAAGPSSQGSLSDIEHVVMLMQENRSFDHYFGTLSGVRGFNDPNALKLGTGRSVFYQPDAVNPKGYLLPFHLDTHTSSAQAIPSTSHAWAVQHQAWNGGRMDQWLPAHRKADGANGPYVMGYYTRDDIPFQFALAETFTICDNYYCSVFGPTWPNRLMWMTGTIDPGGTRGGPITSNVAPTPYRWTTYAERLQAAGVSWKVYQQDDDYGCNLLEQFAAFKNARPGSDLYERGVRPQPEGTFEDDARNDRLPAVSWIMPTSYQSEHPDYLPAAGADFVASKLEAIASNPTVWSKTAFILNYDENDGLFDHVAPPTPPAGTANEYIQGLPIGGGFRVPAILISPWTVGGWVASEAFDHTSALQFLERFTGVKEPNISDWRRATFGDLTTAFRFSDATATPPQLPDDTAEQLEKAKEEVATLPKPTLPGANQTFPQQEGGSRPHV, translated from the coding sequence ATGGCTGAGTTGACACGCCGTAGACTGCTGGGTTCCGCAGCCGCGCTGGGCGGCACCGCGGCTCTCTCCCTCCTCCCGCCGAGCGTCCAGAAGGCCGTCGCCGCGGGGCCGTCCAGCCAGGGATCGCTGAGCGACATCGAGCACGTGGTCATGCTGATGCAGGAGAACCGGTCGTTCGACCACTACTTCGGCACCCTCTCGGGTGTCCGGGGCTTCAACGACCCGAACGCCCTGAAGCTCGGCACCGGACGCTCCGTCTTCTACCAACCCGACGCCGTGAACCCCAAGGGCTATCTGCTGCCCTTCCACCTCGACACCCACACGTCGAGCGCCCAGGCCATCCCGTCCACCAGCCATGCCTGGGCCGTACAGCACCAGGCCTGGAACGGCGGCAGGATGGACCAGTGGCTGCCCGCACACCGCAAGGCCGACGGCGCCAACGGCCCCTATGTGATGGGCTACTACACGCGCGACGACATCCCGTTCCAGTTCGCGCTCGCCGAGACCTTCACCATCTGCGACAACTACTACTGCTCGGTGTTCGGCCCCACCTGGCCCAACCGCCTGATGTGGATGACCGGCACCATCGACCCCGGCGGCACTCGCGGCGGCCCGATCACCAGCAACGTCGCCCCCACGCCGTACCGCTGGACGACGTACGCCGAACGGCTCCAGGCGGCCGGTGTCAGCTGGAAGGTGTACCAGCAGGACGACGACTACGGCTGCAACCTGCTGGAGCAGTTCGCCGCCTTCAAGAACGCGCGGCCCGGCTCCGACCTGTACGAGCGAGGGGTACGTCCGCAGCCCGAGGGTACCTTCGAGGACGACGCACGCAACGACCGCCTGCCGGCCGTGAGCTGGATCATGCCGACGAGCTACCAGTCGGAACACCCCGACTACCTCCCCGCGGCCGGCGCCGACTTCGTCGCCTCGAAGCTCGAGGCGATCGCGTCCAACCCCACGGTGTGGAGCAAGACCGCCTTCATCCTCAACTACGACGAGAACGACGGCCTCTTCGACCACGTGGCCCCGCCCACCCCGCCCGCGGGCACGGCGAACGAGTACATCCAGGGCCTGCCGATCGGTGGTGGCTTCCGTGTCCCGGCCATCCTCATCTCGCCCTGGACCGTGGGAGGTTGGGTCGCCTCGGAGGCCTTCGACCACACCTCGGCCCTGCAGTTCCTGGAACGGTTCACCGGCGTGAAGGAGCCGAACATCAGCGACTGGCGGCGCGCCACCTTCGGCGACCTCACGACCGCCTTCCGCTTCAGCGACGCCACTGCCACCCCGCCCCAGCTCCCCGACGACACCGCGGAGCAGCTGGAGAAGGCCAAGGAGGAGGTGGCGACCCTGCCCAAGCCGACGCTGCCCGGAGCGAACCAGACGTTCCCCCAGCAGGAGGGCGGCAGCCGCCCGCACGTGTGA
- a CDS encoding MarR family winged helix-turn-helix transcriptional regulator — protein MDQSAQDDIEEGSLLLQDQLCFALYAASRSVTTRYRPLLDKLGLTYPQYLVMLVLWEQDPVTVRDLGDALQLESSTLSPLLKRLEAAGLIHRERRAEDERSVAVRLTRAGADLREKARTVPLAIGEAMGLTPEQDATAKQLLRLLTANVTHG, from the coding sequence ATGGATCAAAGCGCGCAAGACGACATCGAAGAGGGTTCACTGCTGCTTCAGGACCAGCTCTGCTTCGCCCTGTATGCCGCCTCGCGGTCGGTCACCACCCGCTACCGGCCCCTGCTGGACAAGCTCGGGCTGACCTACCCGCAGTACCTCGTGATGCTGGTGTTGTGGGAGCAGGACCCGGTCACGGTGCGGGACCTGGGCGACGCCCTCCAGCTGGAATCGAGCACCCTCTCGCCGCTGCTCAAGCGCCTCGAAGCCGCCGGTCTGATTCACCGCGAGCGCCGCGCCGAGGATGAACGCTCCGTCGCGGTACGCCTCACCCGAGCCGGGGCGGATCTCCGGGAGAAAGCCCGCACCGTTCCCCTCGCCATCGGCGAGGCCATGGGCCTGACCCCCGAACAGGACGCCACCGCGAAGCAGCTGCTCCGCCTGCTCACGGCGAACGTCACCCATGGCTGA
- a CDS encoding NADP-dependent oxidoreductase — translation MQAITVQDREAGIGGLALRDIPYPHAAENDVVVRVHAAGFTPGELEWPGTWTDRAGHDRTASVPGHEVSGVVVELGYGTTGLSVGQRVFGLTDWTRNGSLAEYTAVEARNLAPLPADVDHITAAALPISGLTAWQGLFDHARLTTGQTALIHGVAGGVGSLAVQLAREVGAGVIGTGRASDRDTALALGVHTFLDLQADKLEDAGEVDVVFDMIGGEILDRSTALVRAGGTLVTIAQPPTVQPENGRSVFFVVEPDRDRLADLARRLRDGRLKPIVGAVRPLAEAPAAFAPERRTAGKTIIRVAED, via the coding sequence ATGCAAGCCATCACCGTGCAAGACCGCGAGGCTGGTATCGGCGGCCTCGCTCTGCGGGATATTCCCTATCCCCACGCCGCCGAGAACGACGTCGTCGTGCGGGTGCATGCTGCCGGGTTCACACCCGGAGAGCTGGAGTGGCCGGGAACGTGGACCGATCGTGCGGGCCACGACCGCACTGCGAGCGTGCCCGGCCACGAGGTGTCGGGAGTCGTCGTCGAACTGGGGTACGGCACCACCGGCTTGAGCGTCGGCCAGCGAGTGTTCGGGCTGACGGACTGGACCCGCAACGGCTCCCTGGCTGAGTACACGGCGGTGGAGGCCCGCAACCTAGCGCCTCTTCCGGCGGACGTCGACCACATCACGGCCGCCGCACTGCCGATCTCCGGGCTCACCGCCTGGCAGGGGCTGTTCGACCACGCCCGCCTCACCACCGGCCAGACCGCCCTGATCCACGGTGTCGCCGGCGGCGTCGGTTCGCTCGCGGTGCAGCTCGCACGCGAGGTGGGAGCTGGGGTCATCGGCACAGGTCGGGCCTCCGACCGGGACACCGCCCTCGCTCTCGGCGTGCACACCTTCCTGGACCTGCAGGCCGACAAGCTGGAGGACGCCGGCGAGGTCGACGTGGTCTTCGACATGATCGGCGGTGAGATCCTCGACCGTTCCACCGCTCTCGTCCGCGCCGGTGGCACGCTCGTCACGATCGCTCAGCCGCCCACCGTCCAACCCGAGAACGGACGGTCCGTCTTCTTTGTCGTCGAACCCGACCGCGACAGGCTTGCGGATCTTGCCCGGCGGCTGCGGGACGGGCGGCTGAAGCCCATCGTCGGTGCCGTGCGCCCGCTGGCCGAGGCGCCTGCCGCGTTCGCCCCGGAACGGCGTACCGCGGGAAAGACCATCATCCGTGTCGCGGAAGACTGA
- a CDS encoding CocE/NonD family hydrolase, translated as MVVMVEEDVPATMRDGTVLRADGYRPGTGGPCRVLLSRLPHGKSVPVMTGLLEHWSPTWTSRPPAGTGNFRGALLMSGEFRAGPLDQARVEARPDVLVYTSEPLAEDLEVTGRVRALLHAVTDAPSTDWVVRLCDVGPDGVSRNVVDGTVRPDTTPGEFTEHAVDLWSTSYVFRAGHRLRVHVTSSNFPRWDRNPNTGEPLDRGTNGRPARQEIAHDAVRSSRIVLPVVRP; from the coding sequence ATGGTCGTGATGGTCGAAGAGGATGTCCCCGCCACCATGCGTGACGGCACCGTTCTCCGTGCCGATGGCTACCGGCCCGGTACGGGCGGACCGTGCCGGGTGTTGCTGAGCCGGCTGCCCCACGGCAAGAGCGTTCCGGTGATGACCGGCCTGCTCGAGCACTGGTCGCCGACGTGGACCAGCCGGCCACCCGCGGGTACTGGGAACTTCCGTGGCGCGCTGCTGATGTCCGGCGAGTTCCGGGCAGGTCCGCTGGACCAGGCACGGGTGGAGGCCCGGCCGGACGTCCTCGTGTACACCAGCGAACCGTTGGCCGAGGACCTCGAGGTCACCGGGCGCGTCCGCGCCTTGCTCCACGCGGTCACGGACGCCCCGTCGACGGACTGGGTGGTCCGGCTCTGCGACGTCGGCCCGGACGGGGTGTCCCGCAACGTCGTCGACGGCACCGTGCGCCCGGACACCACTCCGGGCGAGTTCACCGAACACGCCGTCGATCTCTGGTCCACCAGCTACGTATTCCGCGCAGGCCACCGCCTACGCGTCCACGTCACCTCCAGCAACTTCCCCCGCTGGGACCGCAACCCCAACACCGGTGAACCCCTCGACAGGGGCACAAACGGCCGTCCGGCTCGGCAGGAGATCGCACACGACGCCGTACGGTCCTCCCGCATCGTCCTCCCGGTCGTCAGGCCCTGA
- a CDS encoding EF-hand domain-containing protein translates to MSRLTLPGPDSLLRRGIGEWSIALVAWRLLVLQNAHPAVGAGVARFSTYRAHPWRRIEHTMDSGVRLFFSDREGLRREIARLERSHRRIRGTDEQGRPFDAQDPGVRAWVLVTLYESITAMRELSGNPYTPAEADQLYGEFRAVCAEFGLPDHVLPATAADVPTYVDTVVRDTLEYNRAVHHLLFEMLHQSPAPGRLGRLAPAWPLLRTLAAHTLRVLTVADLPPVFRERFDLPRPRGAGMLSWALHHGTRQVLTRLPDRLRYRIPPTGVEPSASPATDTSPGPVTGPVPSGHVPRPRRPHASDTRRRRLETFFRQVLDQTGDGFVDEADLQAMAHNVCWQLELTPQGEDEVHAAFATWWQHMCSTMDTDDDGRVSRAEFVTSMLAGVDHDPGYLDKGLHVAVRGLFHAADTDSSGYLGPDEYRTVFGGSRVHPAELNHGFRQLDADGDGRITEEEFLDAFTEYFTARSDTAAGSQLLGRP, encoded by the coding sequence ATGAGCCGCCTCACCCTTCCCGGTCCCGATTCGCTGCTGCGCAGGGGTATCGGAGAGTGGAGTATCGCACTCGTGGCCTGGCGACTGTTGGTGCTGCAGAACGCACACCCCGCTGTCGGCGCCGGCGTCGCCCGCTTCTCCACCTACCGGGCCCACCCCTGGCGCCGGATCGAGCACACGATGGACAGCGGCGTCCGGCTGTTCTTCTCCGACCGCGAGGGCCTGCGCCGCGAGATCGCCCGTCTGGAGCGCAGCCACCGCCGCATTCGCGGCACGGACGAGCAGGGCAGGCCCTTCGACGCGCAGGATCCCGGGGTGCGCGCATGGGTGCTGGTCACGCTGTACGAGTCGATCACAGCGATGCGTGAGCTGTCCGGCAACCCGTACACCCCCGCCGAGGCCGACCAGCTCTACGGCGAGTTCCGGGCCGTGTGCGCCGAGTTCGGCCTGCCCGACCATGTCCTCCCCGCCACCGCCGCCGACGTGCCCACCTATGTCGACACCGTGGTCCGTGACACGCTGGAATACAACCGGGCTGTGCACCACCTGCTGTTCGAGATGCTGCATCAGTCCCCGGCGCCCGGTCGGCTGGGCCGCCTGGCGCCCGCTTGGCCGTTGCTGCGCACCCTTGCCGCCCACACGCTGCGGGTGCTGACCGTCGCGGACCTTCCGCCCGTCTTCCGCGAGCGATTCGACCTCCCCCGGCCCCGGGGCGCCGGGATGCTGTCATGGGCGCTGCACCACGGCACGCGGCAGGTGCTGACCCGCCTGCCGGACCGGCTGCGGTACCGCATCCCGCCCACCGGTGTCGAACCGTCCGCCTCCCCCGCCACCGACACCTCGCCCGGCCCCGTCACCGGCCCCGTGCCTTCAGGACACGTACCCCGGCCCCGCCGCCCGCACGCGAGCGACACGCGCCGCAGGCGGCTGGAGACGTTCTTCCGACAGGTCCTCGACCAGACCGGCGACGGCTTTGTCGACGAGGCGGACCTGCAGGCCATGGCCCACAACGTCTGCTGGCAGCTCGAACTCACTCCTCAAGGAGAGGACGAGGTCCACGCCGCCTTCGCCACCTGGTGGCAGCACATGTGCAGCACCATGGACACCGACGACGACGGGCGCGTCAGCCGTGCCGAGTTCGTCACCTCGATGCTCGCCGGTGTCGACCACGACCCGGGTTACCTCGACAAGGGCCTGCATGTCGCCGTACGCGGGCTCTTCCACGCCGCCGACACCGACAGCAGCGGATACCTGGGGCCCGACGAATACCGCACCGTCTTCGGCGGTTCCCGTGTGCACCCGGCCGAACTCAATCACGGTTTCCGCCAACTGGACGCCGACGGCGACGGCCGGATCACCGAAGAGGAGTTTCTCGACGCATTCACCGAATACTTCACGGCCCGCAGCGACACCGCCGCAGGCAGCCAACTGCTCGGACGGCCATAG
- a CDS encoding alpha/beta hydrolase — protein MSVHTTGPVLEPAAAAFAEATANPPYLFDLGPVEGRKAVDEVQSGEIDKPEIHEEWVTVQGGPTGSVRARIVRPTDADGPLPVIVYLHGAGWVFGNAHTHDRLVRELAVGANAAVVFPEYDLSPEARYPVAIEQNYAVARWIITDGASKGLDATRIAVAGDSVGGNMSAALTLMAKERGDVPLVQQVLFYPVTDAAFDTPSYHQFATGYFLRRDAMQWFWDQYTTDERQRAEITASPLRATTEQLTGLPPALVITAEADVLRDEGEAYANKLREAGVPVTAVRYQGVIHDFVMLNALRETHAAEAAINQAITTLRTAFGVA, from the coding sequence ATGTCCGTGCACACCACCGGCCCGGTGCTGGAGCCGGCCGCCGCCGCGTTCGCCGAGGCCACCGCCAACCCGCCGTACCTGTTCGACCTCGGCCCGGTCGAGGGACGCAAGGCCGTCGACGAGGTCCAGTCCGGCGAGATCGACAAGCCCGAGATCCACGAGGAATGGGTGACCGTCCAGGGCGGCCCCACCGGATCGGTGCGGGCCCGCATCGTCCGCCCGACCGACGCCGACGGACCGCTGCCGGTGATCGTCTACCTGCACGGCGCCGGCTGGGTCTTCGGCAACGCCCACACCCACGACCGCCTGGTGCGCGAACTCGCCGTCGGCGCGAACGCCGCGGTCGTCTTCCCCGAGTACGACCTCTCGCCCGAGGCCCGCTACCCCGTCGCGATCGAGCAGAACTACGCCGTCGCCCGGTGGATCATCACCGACGGTGCTTCCAAGGGGCTGGACGCCACCCGCATCGCGGTGGCCGGCGACTCCGTCGGCGGCAACATGTCCGCCGCGCTGACCCTGATGGCCAAGGAACGCGGCGACGTCCCCCTGGTGCAGCAGGTGCTGTTCTACCCGGTCACCGACGCCGCCTTCGACACGCCCTCGTACCACCAGTTCGCCACCGGCTACTTCTTGCGCCGGGACGCCATGCAGTGGTTCTGGGACCAGTACACGACCGACGAGCGGCAGCGCGCCGAGATCACGGCCTCCCCGCTGCGCGCCACCACCGAGCAGCTCACCGGCCTGCCCCCGGCCCTGGTCATCACCGCCGAGGCCGACGTGCTGCGCGACGAGGGCGAGGCCTACGCCAACAAGCTGCGCGAGGCGGGCGTGCCCGTCACGGCCGTCCGGTACCAGGGCGTCATCCACGACTTCGTGATGCTCAACGCCCTGCGCGAGACCCACGCCGCCGAAGCGGCCATCAACCAGGCCATCACCACTCTGCGCACCGCGTTCGGCGTCGCCTGA